CGTCCGTCCAGTCGGGCAGCAGAGCTCCATCCAGCAGTGAGCGTCATTTCCCTGAGCAACGCGGGTGTCCGGGTGGCCGTGGATGGGCGCCCGGACCCCAAGGTCCTGCTTCAGGACATCACGCTCACCCTTGCGGAGCAGCGGATCGGAGTGATCGGAGCCAACGGCTCCGGCAAGTCCACCCTCCTGCGCCTGATGAACGGGCTCGTGGCGCCCACCTCGGGGACCGTCGCGGTCAACGGTGCGGATACTGTCCGGAAAGTGCGGGCCGTCCGGCAACAGGTGGGATTTGTCTTCACCGATCCCCTTTCACAGCTGGTCATGCCCACAGGCAGGGAGGACGTCGAACTGTCCCTGCGGCGCTCGGTGCGGAACGGAGACGAGCGGCGGGCCACAGCCGAGGCCGTGCTGGACCGCTTCGGCCTGCTCGTCCTTGCCGACCAAAGCATCTACGAGCTCTCCGGCGGGGAACGCCAGCTGATGGCGCTGGCTGCCGTGCTGGCCGTGGATCCTTCGGTCCTGGTACTCGACGAACCGTCAACCCTGCTGGACCTGCGGAACCGCGAACTGCTTCGCCACACTCTGTCCGGCCTGGACCAACAGATCGTGATGTCCACCCACGACCTCGACCTTGCCCTCGAAATGGACCGCGTCCTGGTGGTCGAGTCCGGACGGGTAGTGTTCGATGGCGCCGCTGCCGCCGCCGTCGGGCACTACCGTTCCCTGTGCGCGGCGGACCTGGCAACGCCGTGAGGGGACACGGCTTCCTGCTGGCCAACTATGTCCCGGGCGCGTCCCTGATCCACCGTGCCCCGCTCTGGCTAAAATTCCTTGTGGTGCTCGTGTGCGGCGTGGCCTCGTTCCTGGTGGTGGACTGGCTGGTATCCGCGGCCGTGCTGGCCACTTTATGTTGCCTCTTTCTCCTGACCGGCGCGGGGCCCCGGAGGCTCCTCGGCACCGTTCGTCCGCTGGCCCTGGTGCTGCTGGTCATCGGCCTGTTCCAGTGGTGGCAACTGGGCGCCCCTACTGCGCTCCGGATTGTCCTGAACATCCTGGTCTGTGTGGTGGCGGCGTCCCTGCTGACGGTCACCACCCCCCTGCAGCGGCTGCTGGACGGGGTCGTGTCCCTAGCCGGCCCGTTCCGCCGGTTCGGCGCCGATCCGGAACGCTTCGCGTTGACCATCGCCATCATGCTTCGGAGCATCCCGTACATCGCCGGCGCATTCGCTGACGTCCGCGACTCCGCCCGCGCCCGCGGCTTGGAACGCAACCCGCGCGCCCTGGTCCTGCCCGTTTTCATCACCACCGTGGCGTTCGCCCGCCAGACCGGTGAGGCGCTGGCCGCCCGCGGACTCGGCGAGGCCGAAGACTGACGGAGCCCGCAGTAGTGCTCCCTGCACTGCCATCTCGCTCATCCCGGTCATGCAAGACCTGCACGCGCTGCCGGACGGCAACAGCAGGAGCACGGCAGGGAGCATTACGCCGGGGCTGCGGCCAGCTTTTCATATCGCAGCAGCGCCGCGGTGCCCATGCCGCCGGCAATACTGATCATCGCCAACGCCAGCCGGCCGTGCTCACCCGTGCGGCGGGCCTGTGCCAGCAGGCGGGTCACCAGGACAGCCCCGGACGCCCCGTAAGCGTGGCCCAAAGCCAGCGCACCGCCGTCGGCATTCACCCGCAACGGGTCAATTCCCAGGCGGTCAAGGCAGGCCAGGGCCTGCGAAGCGAAGGCCTCATTGAACTCCACCAGGCCGACGTCGCCGGCGACGAGCCTCCTGGCGGCCAGAAGCCTTTCGGCAGCGACAGCGGCGCCGATGCCCAGCAGCCGGGGTTCCACTCCCGCCGTGTCACTGGACAGGACCAGCAGCCCGTCCGCCGCCCCCAGTTCGCGGGCCCGCTGCAGGGAGGTGATGACGACGGCGGAGGCTGCGTCGGCATCGAAGCAGGAGTTCCCCGCGGTGACGGTTCCGGAATCAACAAAGGCGGCCGGGAACCGCCGGAGCACGGTCGCATTCAGGCTTGCGCGTGGGCCGTCGTCCGCGCTGACGGTCCCGGAGGAGGTCTCCAGGGTGGTGATTTCATCGGCGAAGGTACCTGCCCGGGCCGCAGCCGAGGCGAGCTGGTGGCTGCGCAGGGCAAAGGCATCCTGCCGGTCCCGGGTGATACCGAAGCGGTGTGCGACGTTTTCCGCGGCGACTCCCATGTCCGGGTCGCCGTGGCTGTGCGGGACAAACTGGGCCCGGTCGAAAAACTCGTGCCCGCCGTCGTCGTTCCTGTGCGCCCGCAAGGGAGCGGTGCTGATGCTTTCCACGCCCCCTGCGAGGAAGACCGGGCTGCCGCCGGCGGCCACCAGCCTGGACGCCAGCACGACGGCATCCAGGCCCGAACCGCACTGCCGGTCCACGGTGACTCCGGGAACGCTGGCCGGAAGTCCGGCCTCCAGCAGCGCCAGCCGGGCAACGTTGCCGCCGCCGCCCACAGCGTTGCCGATCACCACGTCAGTGACGGCTGCGGGCGGCACCCGGCTGTCGGAGAGCAGCTGCGCCAGGACGGGTGCCAGCAGCTGGTGCGCGCGCAGCTCCTTCAAGGCACCATTGGCCCGGCAGACCGGGGTCCGCCTTGCCGCGATGATCACCGGCTGCCTCTCGGCGGGGAGTGTTTCGGGCGGGAGCAGGTTACTGGCCAAGGTGGCGCGCCCTGGTGTCCCGGGAGGTGATCCAGTCGAGGAGGATGTTGCGGCTGACCTTGCCCCGGTCCGTGGTGGGCAGTTCGGTGAGGGCAAAATACTGCAGTGGACGCTTGTCGCGCGTCAGGATATTCTCCAGGCCGGCCCTCAGCTGGGTGGCCGTGATCCCGCCGTGCGAGGCCACGACCCCAGCCACCACGCGCTGGCCCCTGATGTCGTCCGGCAAGCCAGCTGCCACGGCGGCGGCCACTCCGGGCACGGAGGCAAGGGCCAGCTCCACCTCGTGCGGATAGACGTTCTTTCCCGATGTCAGGATCATGTCCGCACGGCGGCCCAGGATATGCAGTTCACCGCTGGCCAGGTAGCCCTGGTCCCCCACCGTAACCCAGCCGTCGAAGGACCTCAGCGCTTCGCCGTCGTCGCCCCAAAGATAGCCGTTGCTCACCATTGCGCTGCGGACGCAGATATTGCCCGGTTCGCCGTCGGGAAGGGCCTCGCCGCCGTCGTCCAGGATCCGGACCTCCACCCCCGGGAAAGGACGTCCGATCCCTGTTCCGCCGGCATCCAGCGGTTCTCCGGCGGGCAGGCCGGCCCCTGAGACAAAGCTGAGCTCTGAGGCCCCGTAATATTCGAAGATGGTGGCCTTCGGGGCCCAGCGCCTGGCGGCCTCAAGGGTCCGGGCATCAAGCTTGGAGCCGGCACAGATGATGGTCCGCACCCCTGACGCGTCAACACCGCCGGTCAGTCCGCGTTCGCTGAGCAGCCGCAGCATGGTGGGGACCAGCACCAGCCGGGTCACGCGGTCGTAGGTGATCGCTGCGTGGACATCGCCGACGTCGAAACCCTCAAGGGTCTGGAATTCAGAACCCGCGTAGAGGCATTCCGCCAAGGCGTAGAGGTTGAGGCTTGCCGCGAGGGGCCCGGGCGCCAGCGTCACATCGTCCTGCCGGAGGCCGAAGAATTCAATCGAGGCATCAAAGGATTCCTGCCAGGACCGCCGCGATCTGGTGAACGCCTTGGGCACCGACGTGGTGCCGGACGTCAGTCCGATCAGGAAGGTTGATTCCGGCGGTCCGTCCGCCAGCGCGTCTTCGCCGGATACCGGGGCCGGCGGGACGTGCTCACGCAGCCGCTGGAGGATATCGGTGTGCAGCTGGACGGGCCATGAGGGGTCCAGGACCGCGCACTGCCGGGCACCCGCAACGGCTGCAGCGAACCTGGCCACGAAGTCCACTGAGTTGGCTTCCGCCAGCACCGTGACGCCGTCCGAGAACGGCACGGCAGCCGCGGCCGCGTCCCGGAGTTCGGCCCAACCCAGCCGCCTACCGGCAACAACGACGGCGGTGTCCTGGGGCCGTTCTTCGGCCCAGCGCTGGATCTTGTTGAGAAAAGGCATCGAACCAACTTTACCGGCCATATCCCCTTTCGGGCCCGCCGCCAAAGGCTATTGTGACTCTATGAGCTTCAATGACGACGTTCGGCTGGATCCCTCGCAGGTACAGGACAGGCGCGGCATGGGCCGCGGTGCAAAAGTCGGCGGCGGCATAGGCGGCGGGCTCATCCTGCTTATCGCCGCGCTGCTGGGCTTCAACCCGCAGTTACTTGAGGGCCTGGCCGGCGCAGGACCGGAAACCCAAAGCCAGGGCACCGCTCCCGCCTGCACAACCGGAGCCGACGCCGACGCGCGGCTGGACTGCCGGATCACCGGCACAGTGAACAGCCTCAACGTCTTCTGGCCCGCTTACCTGCGGGACTATGGCGTGCAGTACCCGCAGCCGAAGACAGTGATCTTCAGCGGCGGGACCGGTACCGGCTGCGGCGCCGCCACCAGCGAGGTGGGCCCGTTCTACTGTCCGGCTGACACTACTGCCTACTTCGACCCCGGTTTCTTCCAGGAACTCGTGGACCGCTTCGGCTCTTCAGGAGGTCCGCTTGCGCAGGAGTACGTGGTGGCCCATGAATTCGGCCACCACATCCAGAGCGTGCTGGGAACCATCGACCGGGCCCAGCAGGATCCCCAGGGTCCGGAGTCCGGTGCCGTCCGGACTGAGCTGCAGGCGGACTGCTATGCAGGCCTCTGGGTCCGCTATGCCAGCACCACGCCGGACCCCGCGACGGGTCAGCCGTTCCTGGAGCCGCTGACCCAGCAGGACCTCAACGACGCCCTCTCCGCGGCGTCCTCGGTGGGCGATGACAGGATCCAGAAGGCCGCCACCGGCCGGATCTCGCCGGAAGCCTGGACCCACGGTTCCAGCGCCCAGCGCCAGAAATGGTTCGCCCAGGGTTACAAGACGGGCGACATCAACCAGTGCGACACCTTCGCGGTAGCCACTCCCTGACCTGGCCGGTGGGGAACGACGACGGCCGGCTACCTTCGCTGGGAAGGTAACCGGCCGTCGTCGTACTTCTGGCAGTCCTAGATGTTGAAGCCGAGGGCCCGCATCTGGTCCTTGCCGTCGTCGGTAATCCGCTCGGGACCCCACGGCGGCATCCAGACCCAGTTCAGGCGCCAGTCGTCTACGATGCCGTCCAGGGCCTGGCCTACCTGCTCCTCCAGGACGTCGGTCAGGGGGCAGGCGGCTGTGGTCAGGGTCATGTCGATCAGCAGTGCGCCGTCGTCGTCCGAGTACTTGAGGCCGTACAGCAGCCCGAGGTCGACGATGTTCACGCCGAGCTCGGGGTCGATGACGTCCTTGAGTGCTTCTTCGACGTCTTCGAGGCCCGTGCGGGACGAATCGATTTCGGTCATGGCAAGTCCTTACTAGGCCTGTGCTGCTGCCGCGGCTGCAGCGATGGTGGCTGCTCCGGCGCCGGAGGCGTAACGGTCGTAGCCTTCTTCTTCGAGGCGGTCCGCCAGTTCGGGGCCGCCCTCTTCAACAACCTGGCCGTCAACGAATACGTGTACGAAGTCAGGCTTGATGTAGCGCAGGATGCGGGTGTAGTGGGTGATGAGCAGCGTGCCCATGTTGCCCTCGGCGTGGGCACGGTTGACGCCCTCGGAGACAACCTTGAGTGCGTCAACGTCCAGGCCCGAGTCGGTCTCGTCCAGGATGGCGAACTTCGGCTTGAAGAGCTCCAGCTGGAGGATCTCCACGCGCTTCTTCTCGCCGCCGGAGAAGCCTTCGTTGACGTTGCGCTGGGCGAAATCTGCATCGATGCGCAGCTGCTGCATGGCGGCCTTGACGTCCTTGGTCCACGTGCGCAGTGCCGGCGCCTGGCCGTCGATGGCCGTCTTCGCGGTGCGCAGGAAGTTCGTCATGCTGACGCCGGGGATCTCGACCGGGTACTGCATGGCCAGGAAAAGACCTGCCCGGGCGCGCTCGTCAACGCTCATGTCCAGGACGTTTTCGCCGTCCAGCGTGATGGTACCGCTGGTGACGTTGTAGCGCGGGTGCCCGGCGATGGTGGAGGCCAGCGTGGACTTGCCGGAGCCGTTGGGGCCCATGATGGCGTGGGTCTGGCCGGTCTTGATGGTCAGGCTGACGCCCTTCAGGATCTCCTTGGTGCCCTGCTCCGTCTCAATGCTGACGTGCAGGTCCTTGATCTCAAGAGTAGACATATGTCTTGTTCTCCTTTGCCCCGCGCCTTCCGGCTGCGGTGCGGTCTTAGTCTGGAAGTTTTTGATTCTGTTGCTTGTTTGGAGACGGCTGCTAGCTAAAGTTCGGGGCTTCAGCACCATTGACCACGTTGGTGAAGTCCACGTAGACCTCATCCCCGACGATCTCGACGGCGAACACCGGGACCGGATCGTACGCCGGCAGCTGCAGTGGTTCCCCGGTCCGCAGGTCGAACTGGGAGCCGTGGCCCCAGCACTCGATCATGCAGCCTTCCACCTCGCCCTCGGACAATGAGATGTCCGCGTGCGAGCAGGTATCGCCGATGGCGTGGATCTCGCCCATGGAGTCCTTGACGATGGCTACGGGGTAGTCATCGATCAGGATCCGCAGTGCCTGCTTGAGCTGGATTTCATCCACCTTGCAGACGAATTCGCCCTTTGGCTGGTCAGTCATCTGTAGTCCTGTGCCGTCTAGTTGTTCGTCACGGCGAGCTCGCGCTCAACAGCGTCCGTAAGACGCTCTTCGAGGGCGGGAACCTTGATCTGCTGGATGATCTCGTGCAGGAAGCCGCGGACCACAAGTCGGCGGGCAACATCCTCCGGGATGCCGCGTGCCATCAGGTAGAACAGGTGCTGGTCGTCGAGGCGGCCGGTGGCGCTGGCGTGGCCGGCTCCCTTGATCAGGCCGGTCTCGATTTCCAGGTTGGGAACCGAGTCGGCGCGGGCGCCGTCCGTCAGCAGCAGGGTGCGGTTGGCCTCGTAGCTATCGGTGCCTTCGGCTTCCTTACGGATGAGGACATCGCCCACCCACACCGCGTGCGCGTTGCGGCCCTGGAGCGCGCCCTTGTAGAGCACGTTGGATTTGCAGTTCGCCACAGCATGGTCCACGAAGAGCCGCTGTTCAAGGTGCTGCCCGGCGTCCGCGAAGTAGAGGCCGAACATTTCAGCCTCGCCGCCGGACTCCGTAAAGCGCGCCGAGGGCGTCACGCG
Above is a window of Arthrobacter pascens DNA encoding:
- a CDS encoding energy-coupling factor ABC transporter ATP-binding protein → MSVISLSNAGVRVAVDGRPDPKVLLQDITLTLAEQRIGVIGANGSGKSTLLRLMNGLVAPTSGTVAVNGADTVRKVRAVRQQVGFVFTDPLSQLVMPTGREDVELSLRRSVRNGDERRATAEAVLDRFGLLVLADQSIYELSGGERQLMALAAVLAVDPSVLVLDEPSTLLDLRNRELLRHTLSGLDQQIVMSTHDLDLALEMDRVLVVESGRVVFDGAAAAAVGHYRSLCAADLATP
- a CDS encoding energy-coupling factor transporter transmembrane component T family protein, encoding MRGHGFLLANYVPGASLIHRAPLWLKFLVVLVCGVASFLVVDWLVSAAVLATLCCLFLLTGAGPRRLLGTVRPLALVLLVIGLFQWWQLGAPTALRIVLNILVCVVAASLLTVTTPLQRLLDGVVSLAGPFRRFGADPERFALTIAIMLRSIPYIAGAFADVRDSARARGLERNPRALVLPVFITTVAFARQTGEALAARGLGEAED
- a CDS encoding thiolase family protein; the encoded protein is MASNLLPPETLPAERQPVIIAARRTPVCRANGALKELRAHQLLAPVLAQLLSDSRVPPAAVTDVVIGNAVGGGGNVARLALLEAGLPASVPGVTVDRQCGSGLDAVVLASRLVAAGGSPVFLAGGVESISTAPLRAHRNDDGGHEFFDRAQFVPHSHGDPDMGVAAENVAHRFGITRDRQDAFALRSHQLASAAARAGTFADEITTLETSSGTVSADDGPRASLNATVLRRFPAAFVDSGTVTAGNSCFDADAASAVVITSLQRARELGAADGLLVLSSDTAGVEPRLLGIGAAVAAERLLAARRLVAGDVGLVEFNEAFASQALACLDRLGIDPLRVNADGGALALGHAYGASGAVLVTRLLAQARRTGEHGRLALAMISIAGGMGTAALLRYEKLAAAPA
- a CDS encoding class I adenylate-forming enzyme family protein, translated to MPFLNKIQRWAEERPQDTAVVVAGRRLGWAELRDAAAAAVPFSDGVTVLAEANSVDFVARFAAAVAGARQCAVLDPSWPVQLHTDILQRLREHVPPAPVSGEDALADGPPESTFLIGLTSGTTSVPKAFTRSRRSWQESFDASIEFFGLRQDDVTLAPGPLAASLNLYALAECLYAGSEFQTLEGFDVGDVHAAITYDRVTRLVLVPTMLRLLSERGLTGGVDASGVRTIICAGSKLDARTLEAARRWAPKATIFEYYGASELSFVSGAGLPAGEPLDAGGTGIGRPFPGVEVRILDDGGEALPDGEPGNICVRSAMVSNGYLWGDDGEALRSFDGWVTVGDQGYLASGELHILGRRADMILTSGKNVYPHEVELALASVPGVAAAVAAGLPDDIRGQRVVAGVVASHGGITATQLRAGLENILTRDKRPLQYFALTELPTTDRGKVSRNILLDWITSRDTRARHLGQ
- the ypfJ gene encoding KPN_02809 family neutral zinc metallopeptidase translates to MSFNDDVRLDPSQVQDRRGMGRGAKVGGGIGGGLILLIAALLGFNPQLLEGLAGAGPETQSQGTAPACTTGADADARLDCRITGTVNSLNVFWPAYLRDYGVQYPQPKTVIFSGGTGTGCGAATSEVGPFYCPADTTAYFDPGFFQELVDRFGSSGGPLAQEYVVAHEFGHHIQSVLGTIDRAQQDPQGPESGAVRTELQADCYAGLWVRYASTTPDPATGQPFLEPLTQQDLNDALSAASSVGDDRIQKAATGRISPEAWTHGSSAQRQKWFAQGYKTGDINQCDTFAVATP
- a CDS encoding metal-sulfur cluster assembly factor; protein product: MTEIDSSRTGLEDVEEALKDVIDPELGVNIVDLGLLYGLKYSDDDGALLIDMTLTTAACPLTDVLEEQVGQALDGIVDDWRLNWVWMPPWGPERITDDGKDQMRALGFNI
- the sufC gene encoding Fe-S cluster assembly ATPase SufC; the protein is MSTLEIKDLHVSIETEQGTKEILKGVSLTIKTGQTHAIMGPNGSGKSTLASTIAGHPRYNVTSGTITLDGENVLDMSVDERARAGLFLAMQYPVEIPGVSMTNFLRTAKTAIDGQAPALRTWTKDVKAAMQQLRIDADFAQRNVNEGFSGGEKKRVEILQLELFKPKFAILDETDSGLDVDALKVVSEGVNRAHAEGNMGTLLITHYTRILRYIKPDFVHVFVDGQVVEEGGPELADRLEEEGYDRYASGAGAATIAAAAAAAQA
- a CDS encoding non-heme iron oxygenase ferredoxin subunit, with protein sequence MTDQPKGEFVCKVDEIQLKQALRILIDDYPVAIVKDSMGEIHAIGDTCSHADISLSEGEVEGCMIECWGHGSQFDLRTGEPLQLPAYDPVPVFAVEIVGDEVYVDFTNVVNGAEAPNFS